Proteins found in one Lutimonas zeaxanthinifaciens genomic segment:
- the rnhA gene encoding ribonuclease HI, with protein MQVNIYTDGACSGNPGKGGYGIIMEWVGKPYVKEFAEGFRLTTNNRMELLAVIVALEQLKKDGIEVVIYSDSKYVVDAVEKGWVFGWVKKGFKDKKNPDLWKRFLKVYKKHKVKFHWIKGHNDHPQNERCDKLAVEAAKKENLLIDKGFEKNDATLF; from the coding sequence ATGCAGGTTAATATTTATACCGATGGTGCCTGTAGCGGGAACCCGGGAAAAGGTGGTTATGGAATTATTATGGAGTGGGTTGGAAAACCTTACGTGAAAGAATTCGCCGAAGGTTTCAGATTGACAACCAATAACAGAATGGAATTATTAGCCGTCATCGTCGCTTTGGAACAGTTAAAAAAAGACGGAATTGAGGTGGTGATTTATTCAGATTCTAAATATGTTGTAGATGCTGTGGAAAAAGGCTGGGTATTTGGATGGGTAAAGAAAGGGTTTAAGGATAAAAAGAATCCGGATCTCTGGAAGCGTTTTTTAAAAGTGTACAAAAAACACAAGGTCAAGTTTCATTGGATCAAAGGCCATAATGATCATCCTCAAAACGAGCGATGTGATAAATTGGCGGTCGAGGCTGCAAAGAAGGAGAATTTGCTGATTGATAAAGGATTTGAGAAAAATGATGCCACTTTATTCTGA
- the fabF gene encoding beta-ketoacyl-ACP synthase II, translating to MELKRVVVTGLGALTPIGNSAEEYWEGLANGVSGAAPITYFDASNFKTQFACELKNFNVTDFLDRKEARKMDRFTQYAMVVADEAIADSGLDLEKEDTSRIGVIWGAGIGGLETFQNEVLNYAKGDGTPRFNPFFIPKMIADIAPGQISIKHNLRGPNFTTVSACASSANSIIDSLNYIRLGQADVLVTGGSEAAVAIAGMGGFNAMHALSTRNDDPKTASRPFDKDRDGFVLGEGAGALILEELEHAKARGAKIYAEIIGGGLSADAHHITAPHPEGLGAKAVMQNCLQNAGIGPEEVDAVNMHGTSTPLGDVAELKAVKAVFGDSAYNLNINSTKSMTGHLLGAAGAIEAIASILSIKNGLVPPTINHFTDDDQIDPKLNLTFNKAQKRDVRVAMSNTFGFGGHNACILFKKYED from the coding sequence ATGGAATTAAAACGGGTAGTTGTTACAGGATTAGGAGCCTTGACTCCAATTGGAAATTCTGCTGAAGAATACTGGGAAGGTCTGGCTAACGGAGTTAGCGGAGCTGCACCTATTACCTATTTTGATGCTTCTAATTTTAAGACTCAATTTGCCTGCGAGCTCAAGAATTTCAATGTCACTGATTTTCTTGACAGAAAAGAAGCTCGTAAAATGGACAGGTTCACCCAATATGCTATGGTTGTGGCAGATGAGGCAATTGCCGATTCTGGTCTCGATCTAGAGAAGGAAGATACTTCAAGGATTGGAGTTATCTGGGGAGCAGGTATTGGCGGTCTTGAAACTTTTCAAAATGAGGTGTTGAACTATGCCAAAGGGGATGGTACGCCGAGATTTAATCCATTTTTTATTCCAAAAATGATTGCGGATATTGCTCCAGGGCAAATTTCAATCAAACATAATTTGAGAGGCCCAAACTTTACAACGGTCTCTGCTTGTGCTTCTTCAGCGAATTCGATTATTGATTCCCTGAATTATATTCGTCTTGGCCAGGCTGATGTTTTGGTCACAGGTGGATCTGAAGCTGCAGTTGCTATTGCCGGTATGGGTGGATTCAATGCCATGCACGCGCTTTCAACTAGGAATGATGATCCTAAAACAGCATCTCGTCCCTTCGATAAAGACAGGGATGGATTCGTTCTTGGAGAAGGAGCAGGAGCTTTGATTCTTGAAGAACTTGAACACGCAAAGGCCAGAGGTGCAAAAATATATGCTGAGATCATTGGTGGAGGTTTATCTGCGGATGCACACCACATTACAGCCCCTCATCCGGAAGGATTGGGCGCAAAGGCCGTGATGCAAAATTGTCTTCAAAATGCAGGAATAGGACCTGAAGAAGTAGATGCAGTAAACATGCACGGAACTTCAACTCCATTAGGAGATGTGGCTGAACTAAAAGCGGTAAAAGCGGTTTTTGGGGACAGTGCCTATAATTTGAATATTAATTCCACTAAATCCATGACAGGTCACCTTTTGGGTGCTGCAGGTGCCATTGAAGCAATTGCTTCGATTTTATCGATCAAAAACGGATTGGTTCCTCCTACAATTAATCACTTTACCGACGACGATCAAATTGATCCGAAACTAAACCTTACATTTAATAAGGCCCAGAAAAGAGATGTCCGGGTAGCCATGAGTAACACCTTTGGTTTTGGCGGTCATAATGCCTGTATTCTTTTTAAAAAATACGAAGACTAA
- a CDS encoding M14 family zinc carboxypeptidase, producing MQFHIMIKYLFVVLLPLTLLGQRQSFDKDLFDSYALYKEESLFNRRFKHDQIRILIDSLETEKGIDISKLGHSIQGRSISMISMGSGETQILLWSQMHGDESTATAAIFDIVNYLKSNKSILEKIRVHFIPMLNPDGAELFTRRNAIGIDINRDALNLQSPESKILKRVRDSLNPDFGFNLHDQSKFYNAKNANKPATISFLAPAFNANKDINETRGNAMRVIVKMNTVLQRYIRGQVARYNDEFEPRAFGDNIQKWGTSTILIESGGQYEDPEKLEIRKLNFVSILSAFESIGSESYKSATLDQYLSIPMNDRKFLDLKIENLTFSYLGQEFKVDLGIKHKEIENTDHTEFYFLGKVVDIGDLSNYYGYTNLDAEGFDFKIGKTHPKILSDFEQFKELDFKSLLSQGYSEVSIENLPPEIKFTPFPMNIIDVKNIRIPKNNTIPQSPLRLEENPSLILEKEGEVIYAVINGFVYHVKKGENLIKNAVVK from the coding sequence ATGCAATTTCATATCATGATAAAATACTTATTCGTAGTATTATTGCCTCTGACCCTTCTGGGTCAAAGACAATCTTTTGACAAAGATCTTTTTGATTCTTATGCTTTATATAAGGAAGAATCATTATTCAACAGAAGGTTTAAACATGACCAAATTCGTATTCTGATCGATTCTCTTGAGACTGAAAAGGGAATTGATATTTCAAAACTGGGGCATTCGATCCAGGGAAGAAGTATCTCAATGATCAGCATGGGGAGCGGAGAAACACAAATACTTTTATGGTCCCAGATGCATGGTGATGAATCTACGGCAACGGCCGCAATTTTTGATATCGTCAATTATTTAAAATCAAATAAATCAATTCTCGAAAAAATCAGGGTCCACTTTATCCCAATGCTCAATCCGGACGGGGCTGAATTATTCACCAGAAGAAATGCCATTGGAATCGATATCAACAGAGATGCCCTTAACCTTCAATCTCCGGAATCGAAAATTTTAAAAAGAGTAAGAGACAGCCTCAACCCTGATTTTGGATTTAACTTACATGACCAAAGTAAATTTTACAATGCCAAAAACGCAAATAAACCAGCTACAATCTCGTTTTTAGCCCCGGCTTTTAACGCCAACAAGGACATCAATGAGACAAGAGGTAACGCGATGAGGGTCATTGTAAAAATGAATACTGTACTACAAAGATACATCCGAGGCCAGGTGGCGCGGTACAATGATGAGTTTGAGCCAAGGGCCTTTGGAGATAACATTCAAAAATGGGGAACAAGCACCATCTTGATAGAGTCAGGAGGGCAATATGAAGATCCTGAAAAACTTGAAATACGAAAATTAAATTTTGTGTCTATTTTGTCTGCCTTTGAATCTATTGGTTCCGAGAGCTATAAATCGGCAACACTTGATCAATATCTTTCGATCCCAATGAACGACAGAAAATTTCTTGACCTGAAAATTGAGAACCTGACTTTTTCATATCTCGGGCAAGAGTTCAAAGTTGACCTGGGAATCAAACACAAAGAGATCGAAAACACGGATCATACTGAATTTTACTTTCTCGGAAAAGTGGTCGACATTGGAGATCTCTCCAACTACTACGGGTATACCAATCTAGACGCAGAAGGGTTTGATTTCAAAATAGGAAAAACCCATCCTAAAATACTTTCTGATTTTGAACAATTCAAAGAACTCGATTTCAAATCGCTTCTCAGCCAGGGATATTCTGAGGTTAGCATCGAAAACTTGCCTCCTGAAATAAAATTTACCCCCTTTCCAATGAACATCATTGACGTAAAAAATATCCGGATACCGAAAAACAATACGATTCCTCAAAGTCCCTTAAGACTTGAGGAAAACCCAAGCCTTATTCTTGAAAAAGAAGGTGAGGTAATTTACGCTGTCATCAACGGATTTGTTTATCATGTAAAAAAGGGAGAAAACCTGATTAAAAATGCTGTTGTCAAGTAA
- a CDS encoding zinc metalloprotease has protein sequence MKKWLLIVLAVPLLFYSCEENEDVTMDQNTAEIDMSDFYVYTDMDLDLFNKENAGKKKNCQSMVVLNRKLKENPGLYQRMYNVEKHTRKTIAAKKPTGTPGGGNGGNGGGGDGGGNEPGPYTGAVSIPVVINILEDFDGQVTQSQINSQIAILNEDFNNNNPNTSSVPAEFADRVANCNISFGPVTVKRKISSKSSWGTNDSMKDPSQGGIAVTDPSSNLNIWVCNIGGGILGYAQFPGDPDVAGDGIVIGIDYFGETSGPYGDGRTATHEVGHWLNLRHIWGDGRCKQDDFVADTPSSDRSNGGCPAYPTIHCRTNDMTMNYMDYVYDDCMYMFTNGQNDRMRALFAENGARVSFVN, from the coding sequence ATGAAAAAATGGTTACTAATTGTTTTGGCCGTTCCACTCCTGTTTTACTCCTGTGAGGAAAATGAAGATGTGACAATGGACCAAAATACTGCGGAAATTGACATGTCTGATTTTTATGTTTACACAGACATGGACCTGGATCTTTTTAATAAAGAAAATGCCGGGAAGAAAAAGAATTGTCAATCCATGGTGGTGCTAAATCGAAAGTTGAAAGAAAATCCTGGATTGTATCAAAGAATGTACAATGTTGAAAAACACACAAGAAAAACGATTGCAGCTAAAAAACCAACAGGAACTCCAGGAGGCGGCAATGGTGGCAATGGCGGCGGCGGCGACGGAGGTGGAAACGAGCCAGGACCTTATACCGGAGCAGTTTCCATTCCTGTCGTGATAAATATACTTGAGGATTTCGATGGCCAGGTTACCCAGTCACAAATTAATTCTCAGATTGCTATCCTAAATGAAGATTTCAATAATAATAATCCGAATACTTCTTCGGTTCCGGCTGAATTTGCAGACCGAGTTGCAAATTGTAATATCAGTTTTGGTCCCGTCACTGTAAAAAGAAAAATTTCAAGCAAATCTTCATGGGGAACCAATGACAGCATGAAAGATCCGTCTCAAGGAGGAATTGCAGTTACTGATCCTTCTTCAAACCTTAACATCTGGGTTTGCAATATAGGCGGGGGAATTCTTGGTTATGCCCAATTCCCGGGAGATCCTGACGTAGCAGGAGATGGAATTGTAATTGGTATTGATTATTTCGGTGAAACTTCAGGTCCTTATGGTGATGGAAGAACTGCCACCCATGAAGTAGGACACTGGCTAAATTTAAGACATATCTGGGGAGACGGAAGGTGTAAGCAAGACGATTTTGTTGCTGACACGCCTTCTTCAGACCGATCTAATGGTGGTTGCCCGGCATACCCTACGATTCATTGCAGAACCAATGATATGACAATGAATTATATGGATTATGTTTATGATGATTGTATGTATATGTTTACTAACGGACAAAACGACAGAATGAGGGCCCTTTTTGCTGAAAATGGAGCAAGAGTCAGTTTTGTAAATTAA
- the rnc gene encoding ribonuclease III, whose protein sequence is MNLIRKITNSHTAKDEEFVMAIKKILGYRPRKIKFYKEAFTHSSLKKMSDTGNPMNYERLEFLGDAILGAVIANYLFKKIPSGDEGYLTQMRSKIVSREHLNELGKDLDLIQFVKSSVPNSNFGDNIHGNLFEALIGAIHSDRGYSFTEKFIYRFVIEPYVDIERLEGKITSYKSVLIEWSQKNKKKIKYNVYEDTGNDTLKHFSVKLLVDLELISKGRATSKKKAEEIASKRAYYKLKPQIEQ, encoded by the coding sequence ATGAATTTAATTCGCAAAATAACAAATTCTCATACTGCTAAGGATGAAGAATTTGTTATGGCGATTAAGAAAATTTTAGGCTATCGTCCCAGAAAAATTAAGTTTTACAAAGAAGCCTTTACCCATAGCTCTTTAAAAAAAATGAGCGATACAGGTAATCCAATGAATTATGAGCGCCTGGAGTTTTTAGGAGATGCCATTTTGGGGGCAGTTATCGCCAACTATTTGTTTAAAAAAATTCCATCAGGAGATGAGGGATACCTTACTCAGATGCGCTCGAAAATTGTAAGCAGGGAACATTTAAATGAGTTGGGAAAGGATCTGGACCTTATTCAGTTTGTCAAAAGTTCTGTGCCCAATTCGAACTTTGGAGACAATATTCATGGAAACCTTTTTGAGGCTCTTATCGGAGCCATACATTCCGACAGAGGATATTCATTTACCGAAAAATTCATTTACCGTTTTGTAATCGAACCATACGTGGATATAGAGCGACTTGAAGGAAAAATCACCTCCTATAAAAGCGTGTTAATTGAATGGAGTCAGAAGAATAAGAAAAAGATCAAATACAATGTATACGAAGACACCGGAAACGATACACTGAAACACTTTAGTGTAAAATTACTCGTAGATCTGGAGTTGATCTCAAAAGGTAGAGCCACATCAAAAAAGAAGGCCGAAGAAATAGCTTCCAAGAGGGCCTATTACAAGCTAAAACCGCAAATAGAACAATAA
- a CDS encoding acyl carrier protein: MSDIASRVKAIIVDKLGVDENEVTNEANFTNDLGADSLDTVELIMEFEKEFDIQIPDDQAENIGTVGQAISYIEEAK, encoded by the coding sequence ATGTCAGACATTGCATCAAGAGTTAAAGCTATAATCGTTGACAAATTGGGAGTGGACGAAAATGAAGTGACCAATGAAGCTAACTTTACCAACGACTTAGGAGCAGATTCATTAGATACAGTTGAGTTAATTATGGAATTTGAAAAAGAATTTGATATCCAGATTCCAGACGATCAGGCTGAGAACATTGGTACTGTAGGTCAAGCAATTAGCTATATAGAAGAAGCTAAATAA
- the pyk gene encoding pyruvate kinase — translation MKKRKKTKIVATLGPATSTKERIKEMMVAGVNVFRINFSHADYEDVKTRIKFIRELNRENNYNVAVLADLQGPKLRVGVMEEGVVLEKGDEFQFTTVQCTGTKEKAYMTYQNFPKDVEKGEKILVDDGKLLFEVLDTDRDSIVNVKVLRGGPLNSKKGVNLPNTNISLPALTEKDIKDAIFAIEQEVDWIALSFVRTPEDLVKLSDLIKEKSSYKIPIIAKIEKPEAVDNINHLTSYCDGLMVARGDLGVEIPMQKVPIIQKMLVRKAKEARIPVIIATQMMESMISSQIPTRAEVNDVANSIMDGADAVMLSGETSVGEFPVEVIKAMRSIIVSVEDSELIEGYVQGVNCINERYISKAVCSNAAKLADEIEAAAITTLTNSGYTAFQISARRPKSNILAFSDNPRILAQLNLLWGVKAQFYDKMVSTDETVEDLNKITLERGYASKGEFVINLTSMPVHDKGMVNTLRVSQI, via the coding sequence ATGAAAAAAAGAAAAAAAACGAAAATAGTTGCCACCTTAGGACCTGCAACGTCTACCAAAGAAAGAATTAAAGAAATGATGGTTGCGGGGGTAAATGTATTCAGAATTAATTTTTCTCATGCGGACTATGAAGACGTAAAAACAAGAATTAAATTTATTCGTGAGCTCAACAGGGAAAATAATTATAATGTTGCAGTTCTTGCAGATCTTCAGGGCCCGAAACTTAGAGTTGGGGTTATGGAAGAGGGAGTAGTTCTTGAAAAAGGTGATGAATTTCAGTTTACCACCGTACAATGTACAGGGACAAAAGAAAAGGCTTATATGACCTATCAGAATTTTCCTAAAGACGTTGAAAAAGGTGAAAAAATACTTGTAGACGACGGAAAACTTCTCTTTGAGGTTCTTGACACGGACCGGGACTCTATTGTCAATGTGAAAGTACTTCGAGGTGGGCCGCTTAATTCAAAAAAAGGGGTAAACCTTCCGAATACGAATATTTCCCTTCCGGCTTTGACGGAGAAAGACATTAAAGATGCCATTTTTGCTATCGAGCAGGAAGTCGACTGGATCGCACTTTCTTTTGTACGAACACCTGAAGATTTGGTAAAACTAAGTGATCTGATCAAGGAAAAATCGAGTTATAAAATTCCTATTATTGCAAAAATTGAAAAGCCTGAAGCGGTTGACAATATCAATCATTTGACCTCTTATTGTGATGGATTAATGGTAGCCCGAGGTGATCTTGGGGTTGAAATTCCGATGCAAAAGGTCCCAATCATTCAAAAAATGCTTGTAAGAAAAGCCAAGGAAGCAAGAATCCCGGTTATTATTGCAACCCAAATGATGGAATCTATGATCTCCAGTCAGATTCCGACCAGAGCCGAGGTTAACGACGTGGCAAATTCAATCATGGATGGTGCCGATGCAGTAATGTTGTCGGGAGAAACATCTGTAGGAGAATTTCCGGTGGAGGTAATCAAGGCTATGAGAAGTATTATTGTAAGTGTTGAAGATTCTGAATTGATCGAGGGTTACGTTCAAGGAGTTAACTGTATCAATGAGCGTTATATTTCTAAAGCGGTCTGCAGCAACGCGGCCAAACTTGCCGACGAAATCGAGGCAGCTGCCATAACAACCTTGACAAATAGTGGATATACGGCATTTCAGATTTCTGCAAGAAGGCCAAAATCGAATATCCTTGCATTTTCCGATAATCCGAGAATACTCGCTCAACTGAATTTACTTTGGGGCGTGAAAGCTCAGTTTTATGATAAAATGGTAAGTACAGACGAAACGGTAGAAGATCTGAATAAAATTACCTTAGAAAGAGGCTATGCCAGTAAAGGTGAATTTGTGATTAATCTTACTTCAATGCCTGTTCATGACAAAGGAATGGTAAATACCCTAAGAGTTTCTCAGATTTAA
- a CDS encoding IPExxxVDY family protein: MSKIHCIDFEYDHDYDLIGIHSTLPDYRMAYFLNHYLEIQLSRFKENLDFKSGNCSFPLYIFEDKTAFTTWSLIANKHVFTENVIQGGSNLFPEETKITYLIPEKKKVDYFIKISGLKDDMELNSALLGINKINNIIASYAIDPMDLKSRDNLIF, translated from the coding sequence GTGTCAAAAATTCATTGTATTGATTTTGAGTATGATCATGATTATGATCTGATTGGGATCCACTCAACGCTTCCAGACTACCGGATGGCATATTTTTTAAATCACTACTTGGAAATTCAGCTAAGTCGCTTTAAAGAGAATCTTGATTTTAAATCGGGCAATTGTAGTTTCCCGCTTTATATATTCGAGGATAAAACGGCATTTACAACCTGGTCGTTGATCGCTAACAAACATGTGTTTACCGAAAATGTGATTCAGGGAGGATCAAATCTGTTTCCAGAAGAAACAAAAATAACCTACCTGATTCCTGAAAAGAAAAAAGTAGATTATTTTATAAAAATATCAGGATTAAAAGATGATATGGAGCTAAATTCAGCTCTTCTTGGCATCAATAAAATAAATAATATTATAGCTTCTTATGCTATTGATCCCATGGATCTTAAATCAAGGGATAATTTAATTTTTTAA
- a CDS encoding META domain-containing protein — MKYLLFVLTLALTTMNPDKEGSELMKEWKVIKIKGVEKLSSSPTIEFQKEDSKAGGFAGCNNYFSTYKLSGNTLSFGNTGSTRKMCPDMSVENAFLNLLPRIARYEIVKKELYLYDQTDEILITAISQ; from the coding sequence TTTTAACCCTTGCTCTTACTACAATGAATCCGGATAAAGAGGGTTCAGAATTGATGAAGGAATGGAAAGTCATCAAAATAAAGGGGGTCGAAAAGCTAAGCTCCTCCCCTACGATCGAATTTCAGAAAGAAGATTCAAAAGCCGGAGGTTTTGCAGGATGTAACAACTATTTTTCTACCTATAAGCTTTCTGGGAATACCTTAAGCTTTGGAAACACCGGATCAACAAGAAAAATGTGTCCGGACATGAGTGTAGAGAATGCTTTTTTGAACTTACTACCCAGAATAGCCAGATATGAGATCGTAAAAAAAGAGCTCTACCTTTACGATCAAACCGACGAAATATTAATTACGGCTATTTCACAATAA
- the purN gene encoding phosphoribosylglycinamide formyltransferase: protein MLNIMIFASGSGTNAENIIKHFSNSDLARVSCVLTNNPNAGVIARAEKMNIPVRAFSKTDMKSEEFSTFLKENADFIVLAGFLLMVPKAIISEFHGRMINIHPALLPKYGGKGMYGMHVHQAVVENREKESGITIHYVNEHYDEGAIIFQKAVTLSDSDSPEDVAAKIHRLEQENFPMIIENLLKELNAG, encoded by the coding sequence ATGCTTAATATTATGATTTTCGCTTCCGGATCGGGCACTAATGCTGAAAATATCATTAAACATTTCAGTAATAGCGATTTGGCAAGGGTTTCTTGTGTCCTTACAAATAATCCTAATGCCGGGGTAATTGCGAGGGCGGAGAAAATGAATATTCCTGTAAGGGCCTTCAGTAAAACTGATATGAAAAGTGAGGAGTTTTCAACATTTTTGAAAGAAAATGCTGATTTCATTGTTCTTGCAGGGTTCCTTTTAATGGTTCCAAAAGCGATCATTTCAGAATTCCATGGAAGGATGATTAACATTCACCCTGCATTACTGCCCAAATATGGAGGCAAAGGCATGTATGGGATGCATGTGCATCAAGCTGTGGTGGAAAACAGGGAAAAAGAATCCGGTATTACCATTCATTATGTCAATGAACATTATGATGAGGGAGCCATTATTTTTCAAAAGGCGGTGACCCTTAGTGACTCAGATTCTCCCGAAGATGTGGCGGCCAAAATACACAGGCTTGAACAGGAAAATTTTCCAATGATCATTGAAAATTTATTAAAAGAACTAAATGCAGGTTAA
- a CDS encoding aromatic amino acid hydroxylase — protein sequence MERNYLSNRVLDKLPYHLRDFIVKQPYDEYTAQNQAVWRYVMRKNMDYLSLVAHESYIPGLKMAGISIDEIPRMEGMNRILKEIGWAAVSVDGFIPPNAFMEFQAYNTLVVAADIRTIDHIEYTPAPDIIHEAAGHAPIIANPEYAEYLRRFGEIGAKAISSSKDFELYEAIRHLSIIKEDPSTRESEIVEAEEHIEFISKNMGDPSEMAGIRNMHWWTVEYGLVGTLENPKIYGAGLLSSIGESKWCMSEKVKKIPYTIAAAEMEFDITKPQPQLFVTEDFAHLSFVLEEYANSMALRNGGLNGVQKLIESKNYGTIELSTGIQISGKFSDVLTDDKHRPIYFKTTGPTALAYKNKELIGHDKSYHFEGFGSPVGKLHGINLPIENMSPTDLEAYGIYEGRKTRLKFEGGIVVEGEIITGKRNLQGKIILISFSNCRVTLNDQVLFHPDWGVYDMAVGESVVSAFSGIADPNSFGQQFEVPKEKTHKITYSDKELALFDLYQEVREYRSQKRSEEKFLKKIFEALVSEYPKDWLLTLEIYELLDPVQNSVFRNEISAYLKQNFTDGSTQQLILDGMRLVNKS from the coding sequence ATGGAAAGAAATTATCTTTCAAACAGGGTTTTGGATAAACTTCCGTATCATCTCAGGGATTTCATTGTGAAACAACCCTACGATGAATATACGGCTCAAAATCAAGCAGTTTGGCGTTATGTTATGAGAAAGAACATGGATTATTTGTCCCTGGTAGCTCATGAGTCTTATATCCCAGGTTTAAAAATGGCGGGAATTTCGATTGATGAAATACCAAGAATGGAAGGAATGAATCGGATTCTGAAAGAAATTGGATGGGCTGCCGTATCTGTAGATGGGTTTATTCCACCCAATGCTTTTATGGAGTTTCAGGCCTATAACACCTTGGTTGTTGCAGCTGATATCAGAACGATTGATCATATTGAGTATACTCCGGCTCCAGACATTATCCACGAAGCGGCGGGCCATGCGCCGATTATAGCCAATCCGGAATACGCCGAATACTTGCGTAGGTTTGGAGAAATAGGGGCAAAGGCAATTTCTTCTTCCAAGGATTTTGAATTATATGAGGCAATCAGGCATTTATCCATCATAAAGGAGGATCCTTCAACAAGGGAATCAGAAATAGTTGAAGCAGAGGAACACATAGAATTCATTTCAAAGAATATGGGTGACCCGAGTGAAATGGCGGGAATAAGAAATATGCATTGGTGGACCGTTGAATATGGATTGGTAGGAACTCTGGAAAATCCTAAAATCTATGGTGCGGGATTATTATCTTCTATTGGTGAAAGTAAATGGTGCATGAGTGAAAAAGTGAAGAAAATTCCGTATACCATTGCAGCGGCTGAGATGGAGTTTGACATCACCAAACCCCAGCCACAATTATTTGTGACTGAAGATTTTGCACATTTGAGTTTTGTTTTGGAAGAATATGCAAATTCCATGGCCCTGAGGAACGGAGGGTTAAATGGGGTTCAGAAACTTATAGAATCAAAAAACTACGGGACCATTGAATTAAGTACAGGAATTCAGATATCGGGGAAATTTTCGGATGTTCTTACTGATGATAAACACAGGCCAATTTATTTTAAAACCACTGGACCTACTGCTCTGGCCTATAAAAACAAAGAACTAATAGGGCATGACAAATCCTATCATTTTGAAGGTTTTGGATCTCCGGTTGGAAAGCTTCACGGGATTAATCTCCCTATTGAAAATATGTCTCCCACTGATCTTGAAGCTTACGGAATCTATGAAGGCAGAAAGACTCGCTTAAAATTTGAAGGAGGAATAGTTGTGGAAGGCGAAATAATTACAGGAAAGCGAAACCTTCAGGGAAAGATCATTTTGATCTCATTTAGTAATTGCAGAGTTACCTTAAATGATCAGGTTTTATTTCATCCGGATTGGGGCGTCTATGACATGGCTGTAGGTGAATCAGTTGTATCGGCATTTTCAGGAATTGCGGATCCCAATTCCTTTGGCCAGCAATTTGAAGTGCCTAAAGAGAAAACACATAAAATAACGTATTCTGATAAAGAACTGGCCTTGTTTGATCTATATCAGGAAGTTCGAGAATATAGAAGCCAAAAGCGATCCGAAGAGAAATTCTTAAAAAAGATATTTGAGGCCCTTGTTTCAGAATATCCTAAGGATTGGTTATTGACGCTGGAAATTTATGAATTGCTCGATCCCGTTCAAAACTCAGTGTTCAGAAACGAAATCAGTGCCTATCTTAAACAAAACTTTACTGATGGGTCCACACAGCAACTCATACTTGACGGCATGAGGCTGGTCAATAAATCCTGA